Genomic segment of Parageobacillus genomosp. 1:
GTTCCGCTATGTATTGGGCATCGTGGCGTGAAGAACGGGGAACGTCAATAATTTCTCCTTCCATGACAGGCAACTCCAGCTCTATTGGCTGTAGCAGCTGCTGTTTGAAATCGCGGATAATGTCTTGTTTATGACGCCCGTCCGCCAGCCACTCTTTAATATGGCGAAACTGCGTTAGCAGCTCTTCTGTAAAAATGCGCGCCCCTTGCTGGGTACGGGGGATGGTCACACATTCGGCAAACTCTTTTTCCCATTGTTTTAGTATGTGTGGCGCTACCCCCAATTTCTTTGCCGCTTCACGAAGTGTATATGTCTTCATCTTTGTTTGTCCATCCTTTCCTCTCTATTTTTTCTATAATTTATTTTCCAACTAGCCAATTTATTTTCCTGCTGGCTGACAAAATATAACAAAAGAAGTGAAAGTTAGAGAAAAACTAACATTCATGTCGAAAAATTAATAATCATGTCGAAATAAACTGTTGACGAACCTGTATATACAGGTTAAAATGAAGGTGACTTGTATATACAAGTTTTTTTGAAAACGATTGCTGAAAGCGATTTAATTGATTGCTAGAGAAAGAAAGAGGAGGCATTTTTATGGGGGGATATGAACAATCCGTTAAAAAAATCGTCGAAGCGGTTGGCGGAAAAGAAAATATTGTCGCCGCTACCCATTGCGTGACGCGACTGCGCTTCGCGTTGAAAGACGAAGGAAAGGTAGATAAAGAAGCGTTAGAAAACATCGATATTGTGAAAGGTTCATTTTCCGCAAACGGCCAATTTCAAGTTGTAATCGGTCAAGGACTGGTTGATAAAGTATATAACGAAATGGTCGAAATAACGGGAATCGGCAGGGCGACCAAGCAAGAAATTAAAGATGCCGCCGAAGCGAATTTAAATCCGCTGCAGCGCGCCATTAAAACATTGGCCGACATTTTTATTCCGATTTTGCCGGCGATCGTGACGGCCGGTTTGCTCATGGGGATTAACAACGTGTTAACAGGCCCGGGCATTTTCTATGAAGGCAAGTCGTTTGTCGAAGTGCATAAAGAATGGGCCGATCTTGCTAGCATCATTAACTTGATTGCCAATACGGCGTTTGTGTTCCTGCCAGGCTTGATCGGCTGGTCAGCCGTGACAAAATTCGGCGGCAGCCCATTGTTAGGAATTGTCCTCGGGTTAATGCTTGTCCATCCAGATTTGTTAAATGCTTGGGGATGGGGAGCAGCGAAAGAAAAAGGAGAAATTCCGATTTGGAATTTGTTTGGTATGGAAGTGCAAAAAGTCGGCTACCAAGGTCAAGTGCTGCCGGTGCTTGTCGCGTCTTATGTGCTGGCGAAACTGGAGCTGTTTTTGCGCAAGCGCATCCCAGATGCGTTCCAGTTGCTGCTGGTTGCTCCGATTGCTTTGTTAATTACAGGGTTTTTAGCGTTTATCGCGATTGGGCCGATTACGTTTGCGATCGGTAATGCGATTACGCACGTGTTTGTTACTATTTTTGACAATGTTCCAGCGATTGGTGGCTTTTTGTATGGAGCGTTATACGCGCCGCTTGTTGTGACGGGAATGCACCATACATTCTTGCCGGTTGACTTGCAGTTGATTGCCAACACGGGCGGTACGTTCCTGTGGCCGATCCTCGTTATGTCCAACATCGCCCAAGGCTCGGCGGCATTGGCGATGATGTTTGTCGCTAAAGATGAAAAATTAAGAGGTCTTTCCTTTACATCAGCGGTATCCGCGTATCTTGGCATTACCGAGCCAGCGATGTTCGGCGTAAACTTGCGCTTCCGCTACCCATTCATCTCAGCGATGACGGGGGCGGCGATTGCCGGAATGTTTATTACGTTAAATAAAGTCATCGCGCCATCGATTGGGGTCGGCGGCTTGCCAGGATTTTTATCGATCGTGCCGCAAAAGTGGGTGCCGTTCTTTATTGGCATGGCGATCGCCATCATCGTACCGTTTGTTCTCACGTTTGTATTTAGCAAGTTCCGTAAAGCGAATCGCTAATGAAGGCCTCTATTTTATTGAAACTATGTTCTAAATAACCAATCAAACATACCATTGGTGTATCTTCACCAATGGTATCGTTTTTATCCATAAATTAAATGAGGTGATGAAAGAAATGGAACAACAACCATGGTGGAAAAAAGCGGTGGTGTATCAAATTTATCCGAAAAGCTTTAACGATACGAATGGCGACGGAATCGGCGATTTGCCAGGAATCATCGAGAAACTCGATTATTTAAAGCTGCTTGGCGTCGATGTCATTTGGCTGACGCCGATCTACAAGTCACCGCAGCGTGACAACGGCTATGATATTAGCGACTATTTTCAAATCCATCATGAATACGG
This window contains:
- the treP gene encoding PTS system trehalose-specific EIIBC component produces the protein MGGYEQSVKKIVEAVGGKENIVAATHCVTRLRFALKDEGKVDKEALENIDIVKGSFSANGQFQVVIGQGLVDKVYNEMVEITGIGRATKQEIKDAAEANLNPLQRAIKTLADIFIPILPAIVTAGLLMGINNVLTGPGIFYEGKSFVEVHKEWADLASIINLIANTAFVFLPGLIGWSAVTKFGGSPLLGIVLGLMLVHPDLLNAWGWGAAKEKGEIPIWNLFGMEVQKVGYQGQVLPVLVASYVLAKLELFLRKRIPDAFQLLLVAPIALLITGFLAFIAIGPITFAIGNAITHVFVTIFDNVPAIGGFLYGALYAPLVVTGMHHTFLPVDLQLIANTGGTFLWPILVMSNIAQGSAALAMMFVAKDEKLRGLSFTSAVSAYLGITEPAMFGVNLRFRYPFISAMTGAAIAGMFITLNKVIAPSIGVGGLPGFLSIVPQKWVPFFIGMAIAIIVPFVLTFVFSKFRKANR